A genomic region of Deltaproteobacteria bacterium contains the following coding sequences:
- a CDS encoding SDR family oxidoreductase: MDINGKVAVVTGGGSGIGRATAIRLAQAGARVVVVDLDERGAGETAARIAQAGAAAAAFGADVARPAEVAAMLDFAGGRFGGLDILHNNAGITTGDPGYPEAGLEQWQRVIDINLRAVILATQLALPLLRRRGGGAVVHTSSLAGLVGWAPDPIYAATKAAVVLFTQSLAPLAAENIRINCICPGGVNTPMLQRARQSAREKPPAELPLLEPEEVADGVLQLISDDTLAGRTLVIAPGLRDFAPLPPLPS; the protein is encoded by the coding sequence ATGGACATCAACGGCAAGGTCGCAGTGGTTACCGGCGGCGGTTCGGGTATCGGACGCGCCACGGCAATCCGCCTGGCTCAAGCGGGCGCGCGGGTTGTCGTCGTCGATCTTGACGAGCGCGGTGCCGGCGAGACGGCGGCGCGAATCGCGCAAGCCGGCGCCGCTGCCGCCGCCTTCGGTGCCGACGTTGCGCGCCCGGCGGAGGTGGCCGCGATGCTGGATTTCGCCGGCGGCCGCTTCGGCGGGTTGGACATCTTACACAACAACGCCGGCATCACTACGGGTGATCCAGGCTACCCGGAAGCGGGCTTGGAGCAGTGGCAGCGCGTCATTGACATCAACCTGCGAGCGGTAATTCTCGCCACTCAGCTGGCCTTGCCGCTGCTACGCCGCCGCGGCGGCGGCGCCGTCGTCCACACCTCGTCGCTGGCCGGCCTGGTCGGTTGGGCACCGGATCCGATTTACGCCGCCACCAAGGCGGCAGTGGTGTTGTTCACGCAATCGCTGGCGCCGCTGGCGGCCGAGAACATCCGCATCAACTGCATCTGCCCCGGCGGCGTCAATACCCCAATGCTGCAGCGGGCGCGGCAGAGCGCCAGGGAGAAGCCGCCCGCCGAGCTGCCGCTGCTCGAGCCCGAGGAGGTCGCCGATGGGGTGCTCCAATTGATATCGGATGACACGCTGGCCGGGCGCACGCTGGTGATTGCGCCCGGGCTGCGTGATTTCGCCCCCCTGCCGCCATTGCCAAGCTAG
- a CDS encoding respiratory nitrate reductase subunit beta: MTTSSNSARQAAMVFDLNKCMGCQTCSVACKMLWTRDEGMEYQWWCTVNTLPGRGHPRDWESMGGGYKDGQLAPGRVPEREQWGGGWKFNHEEAMFGGKGRDTFLHQLGEEPKWGPNWEEDQGAGEFPNSYSFYMPRLCNHCTKPACVEVCPEGAMYKRAEDGIVLRDETRCRGHQACAAACPYKKIYFNHVTKVSQHCIMCFPRVEQMVAPACARQCPGRAVWFGMLDDADGPVARLVGKWEVALPLHPEYGTGPNVYYIPPIGPAPLDRDGNFDEGTPRIPTEYLEKLFGSQVRRALATLQGEMRKVREGGKSELLDTLIAYWWKDMFKPYDRDPAEIRWS; this comes from the coding sequence ATGACCACAAGCAGCAACTCCGCCCGGCAAGCGGCGATGGTATTCGATCTCAACAAGTGCATGGGCTGCCAGACCTGCTCGGTCGCCTGCAAGATGCTCTGGACCCGCGACGAGGGCATGGAGTACCAGTGGTGGTGCACCGTGAACACCCTGCCCGGGCGCGGGCACCCGCGCGATTGGGAAAGCATGGGCGGCGGTTACAAAGACGGCCAGCTGGCGCCGGGGCGCGTGCCCGAACGCGAGCAGTGGGGCGGCGGCTGGAAGTTCAACCACGAGGAGGCGATGTTCGGCGGCAAGGGCCGCGACACCTTCTTGCACCAGCTGGGCGAGGAGCCGAAGTGGGGTCCGAATTGGGAAGAGGATCAGGGCGCGGGCGAGTTCCCCAACTCGTACTCCTTCTATATGCCGCGGCTGTGCAATCACTGCACCAAGCCGGCCTGCGTCGAGGTCTGTCCCGAGGGCGCGATGTACAAACGCGCCGAAGACGGCATCGTGCTGCGTGACGAAACCCGCTGTCGCGGGCACCAGGCCTGCGCGGCGGCCTGCCCGTACAAGAAAATCTATTTCAACCACGTCACCAAGGTCAGCCAGCACTGCATCATGTGCTTCCCGCGCGTGGAACAGATGGTGGCGCCGGCCTGTGCCCGCCAGTGCCCCGGCCGGGCGGTGTGGTTCGGCATGCTCGATGACGCGGACGGTCCGGTGGCCAGGTTGGTGGGCAAATGGGAAGTGGCGCTGCCACTGCATCCCGAGTACGGCACCGGCCCGAACGTGTACTACATCCCGCCCATCGGCCCAGCCCCGCTGGATAGGGACGGGAACTTCGATGAAGGCACCCCACGGATTCCGACCGAGTATCTCGAAAAACTGTTCGGCTCCCAGGTGCGCCGCGCTTTGGCGACGCTGCAAGGCGAGATGAGGAAGGTGCGAGAAGGCGGCAAATCGGAGCTGCTCGACACCTTGATTGCCTACTGGTGGAAGGACATGTTCAAGCCTTACGACCGCGACCCCGCCGAAATTCGCTGGAGTTGA
- the mdh gene encoding malate dehydrogenase, with amino-acid sequence MARKKIALIGAGMIGGTLAHLSVLKRLGDVVLFDVVEGLPQGKALDLLEAGPIEGFDAAIVGTNKYDDIEGADVCIVTAGLPRKPGMSRDDLLSVNSKIMNDVATNIRNRAPNAFVIVITNPLDAMVTAMKRISGFPKQRVVGQAGVLDSARYRTFVAMELGVSVQSVTAIVLGGHGDDMVPVRSYCQVGGVPVEKLISAARLDAIEQRVRQAGGEIVNLLKTSAFYSPAHAAIQMAEAYLFDRKQVLPCAALLEGEYGVDGFYVGVPVVIGGGGVERVVEIELTASERQALAVSVNHVRELVEATEKFLPQV; translated from the coding sequence ATGGCACGCAAGAAGATCGCCCTGATCGGGGCGGGCATGATCGGTGGCACCCTGGCACATCTGAGTGTGCTCAAACGCCTCGGGGACGTGGTGCTGTTCGATGTCGTCGAGGGGCTGCCGCAGGGCAAGGCGCTCGACCTGCTCGAAGCCGGGCCGATCGAAGGTTTCGATGCCGCGATCGTGGGCACCAACAAGTACGACGACATCGAGGGCGCCGACGTCTGCATCGTGACCGCCGGCTTGCCGCGCAAGCCCGGCATGAGCCGCGATGATCTGCTGTCGGTGAACTCCAAGATCATGAACGACGTGGCCACCAACATCCGTAACCGCGCCCCGAACGCGTTCGTGATCGTAATCACTAACCCGCTCGACGCGATGGTGACGGCAATGAAGCGCATCAGCGGCTTCCCCAAGCAGCGCGTGGTGGGGCAGGCGGGCGTGCTCGACTCGGCGCGCTATCGCACCTTCGTGGCGATGGAACTGGGGGTCTCGGTGCAAAGCGTGACCGCGATTGTGCTCGGCGGCCATGGCGACGATATGGTCCCGGTGCGCAGCTACTGCCAGGTCGGCGGCGTGCCGGTCGAGAAGTTGATTTCGGCGGCACGGCTCGATGCCATCGAGCAGCGCGTGCGCCAAGCCGGCGGCGAGATCGTCAACTTGCTCAAGACCTCGGCCTTCTATTCGCCGGCACACGCGGCCATTCAGATGGCGGAGGCCTACCTGTTCGATCGCAAACAGGTGCTACCCTGCGCGGCACTGCTCGAAGGCGAGTACGGCGTCGACGGCTTCTACGTCGGCGTGCCGGTGGTCATCGGTGGCGGCGGGGTCGAGCGCGTGGTCGAGATCGAGCTGACGGCGAGCGAGCGTCAGGCGCTGGCGGTTTCGGTCAATCACGTGCGCGAGCTGGTGGAAGCCACGGAGAAGTTCTTGCCCCAAGTCTAG
- a CDS encoding sulfotransferase: MSQTDTAGATIGLDEQAILDEALRQASRARWTDDSFLAPMRVLLRSLVEEAHLNAAGRFSMRARIVDLLVNRFRLEEHLERHPEIRDEEIRAPFVIVGLARTGTTMLHRLLSCDPNTNAVAWWENRNPAPFPGSKWGEPDPRIAAAHQQVRAILEAVPALAAIHPWDPEGPDEEILLLEHSFYSTVPGSMAHVPTYDSWSKQQDNTGAYEYLKLMLQFLQWQKRQAGRVGRQWVLKTPHHLGFVEYLFKVFPDARVIQTHRDPLQTIPSITSMYYSLWQLACDDVDPLVVGRYCLEHWSRALHHCMQVRDPMTHAPFIDVDYRAVVRDPIAEVGRIYDFLERKLTAEVVKEMQWWVEENRRDKRAPHEYSLEKFGFTEAEIRREFADYRQRYIGS, translated from the coding sequence ATGTCACAGACAGATACAGCGGGCGCAACCATCGGCTTGGACGAGCAAGCCATTCTCGACGAGGCGTTGCGTCAAGCGAGCCGCGCGCGCTGGACTGACGATTCGTTCCTCGCCCCCATGCGCGTACTGCTGCGCTCACTGGTAGAGGAAGCGCACCTCAACGCCGCCGGCCGATTCTCGATGCGCGCGCGGATCGTCGATCTGCTGGTCAACCGCTTCCGCTTGGAGGAGCACCTCGAACGCCATCCCGAGATTCGCGACGAAGAAATCCGCGCTCCTTTCGTCATCGTCGGTCTGGCCCGGACCGGCACCACCATGCTGCACCGCCTGCTGTCGTGCGACCCCAACACCAACGCCGTGGCCTGGTGGGAGAACCGCAATCCGGCGCCGTTCCCCGGCAGCAAGTGGGGCGAGCCCGACCCGCGCATCGCCGCCGCCCACCAGCAAGTGCGCGCCATTCTCGAGGCCGTGCCCGCGCTGGCCGCCATCCATCCCTGGGACCCCGAAGGACCCGACGAGGAGATCCTGCTCTTGGAGCACTCCTTCTACAGCACCGTGCCGGGATCGATGGCCCATGTGCCAACCTATGATTCCTGGTCCAAGCAGCAGGACAACACCGGCGCTTACGAGTACCTCAAGCTCATGCTGCAATTTCTCCAGTGGCAGAAGCGCCAAGCCGGCAGAGTCGGGCGGCAATGGGTGCTCAAGACACCCCACCACCTCGGCTTCGTCGAGTACCTGTTCAAGGTCTTCCCCGACGCCCGCGTCATCCAGACTCACCGCGACCCGCTCCAGACCATCCCGTCGATCACCAGCATGTACTACTCGCTGTGGCAGCTGGCTTGCGACGACGTCGACCCGCTGGTGGTGGGCCGGTACTGTCTCGAGCACTGGAGCCGCGCGCTGCATCACTGCATGCAGGTGCGCGACCCGATGACGCACGCTCCTTTCATCGACGTTGACTACCGGGCAGTGGTGCGCGACCCGATCGCCGAGGTCGGCCGCATCTACGACTTCCTCGAGCGCAAACTCACGGCCGAGGTGGTCAAGGAGATGCAGTGGTGGGTGGAGGAGAACCGCCGCGACAAGCGCGCTCCGCACGAGTACTCGCTGGAGAAGTTCGGATTCACCGAAGCCGAAATCCGGCGTGAGTTCGCCGACTATCGCCAGCGCTACATCGGCAGTTGA
- a CDS encoding tetratricopeptide repeat protein: protein MVGKNPRERFAELARKPEEDIDLAEAALVIAAEAYPDLDIAAYLRRLDALADEARRFVTPARSDPERIERLNHFLFVEKRFVGNRRRYYDRRNSFLNEVLDRHTGIPITLALVYIEVARRLGLPVHGVGFPGHFLAKYVGDQEIIIDAFHGQVLTERDCAERLQSVLGPDAPFDRSYLQPAGAREILVRMLRNLKQVYINAEEFEAALSCSDRILLLLPEAAEDLRDRGLIYQRLECYGAALADLERFLRLAPDHETAEAIREDLFTVRRQAAQIH, encoded by the coding sequence ATGGTGGGCAAGAACCCGCGGGAGCGCTTCGCCGAGTTGGCGCGCAAACCGGAGGAAGACATAGACCTGGCGGAGGCCGCGCTGGTGATAGCCGCCGAGGCTTACCCCGATCTCGATATCGCCGCCTATCTGCGCCGGCTCGATGCCCTGGCCGATGAGGCCCGCCGCTTCGTGACACCGGCGCGCTCCGACCCCGAGCGCATCGAACGGCTCAACCACTTCCTGTTCGTCGAGAAGCGCTTCGTCGGCAACCGCCGGCGCTACTACGACCGGCGCAACAGCTTTCTCAATGAAGTGCTCGACCGCCACACCGGCATCCCGATCACCCTGGCGCTGGTGTACATCGAGGTGGCGCGGCGGCTCGGATTGCCGGTGCACGGTGTCGGCTTTCCGGGCCACTTCCTCGCCAAGTACGTCGGCGACCAGGAGATCATCATCGACGCATTCCACGGGCAGGTGCTCACCGAGCGCGACTGCGCCGAACGCTTGCAAAGCGTCCTCGGCCCCGATGCGCCGTTCGATCGCAGCTACCTGCAGCCGGCCGGCGCGCGTGAGATCCTGGTGCGCATGCTGCGCAACCTCAAGCAGGTTTACATCAACGCCGAGGAGTTCGAGGCCGCGTTGTCGTGCTCCGATCGCATTCTGCTGCTGCTGCCGGAGGCGGCCGAAGATCTGCGCGATCGCGGTCTGATCTACCAGCGGTTGGAGTGCTACGGGGCGGCGCTGGCCGATCTCGAGCGCTTCCTGCGCCTGGCGCCGGACCACGAGACTGCCGAGGCCATCCGCGAAGACCTCTTCACCGTGCGCCGCCAAGCGGCCCAGATCCACTGA
- a CDS encoding phosphotransferase family protein, whose protein sequence is MESWLASKLPPGSAPQVSALEVPSSNGMSSETVLFGANWREQGRTRTESLVARVAPDAAAVPVFPVYDLECQFQVMRLVGANTTVPVPHVYWSEPDSGPLGAPFFVMKRVEGQVPPDIMPYNFGSWVSEATAEEQARLQKSSVNVLARLHEIAQPERTFAFLQSKQPEPTALRRQVAELWAYYEWVREDLRVPLIERCFTWLQEHWPKDEGETVLSWGDARIGNIMYRQFEPVAVFDWEMAALGPRELDLGWMIFMHRFFEDIAAKMGLPGMPHFLRRDDVAATYESLSGHTPRDLDFYTMYAALRHGIIMSRIQRRAIHFGEATMPEDVDDLIMHRATLEAMLAGTYWK, encoded by the coding sequence ATGGAGAGCTGGTTGGCCAGCAAGTTGCCGCCCGGGTCCGCGCCGCAGGTGTCGGCGCTGGAGGTGCCCTCCTCCAACGGCATGTCGAGCGAAACGGTGCTGTTCGGCGCCAACTGGCGCGAGCAAGGTCGCACACGCACCGAATCGTTGGTGGCTCGCGTGGCGCCGGATGCCGCGGCCGTGCCGGTCTTCCCGGTCTACGACCTCGAGTGCCAGTTCCAGGTGATGCGGCTGGTCGGCGCCAATACCACGGTGCCGGTACCACACGTGTACTGGTCCGAGCCCGACAGCGGGCCGCTCGGCGCCCCCTTCTTCGTCATGAAGCGGGTCGAAGGTCAGGTGCCGCCCGACATCATGCCCTACAACTTCGGCAGTTGGGTGAGTGAAGCAACGGCGGAGGAGCAGGCCCGGTTGCAGAAATCCAGCGTCAACGTGCTCGCCCGGCTGCATGAGATCGCGCAGCCGGAGCGCACCTTTGCCTTCTTGCAATCCAAGCAGCCAGAGCCGACCGCGTTGCGACGCCAGGTCGCAGAGCTGTGGGCCTATTACGAATGGGTTAGGGAAGACTTGCGCGTGCCCCTGATCGAGCGCTGCTTCACCTGGCTGCAAGAGCACTGGCCGAAGGACGAGGGGGAGACGGTGTTGAGTTGGGGCGACGCCCGGATCGGCAACATCATGTACCGGCAGTTCGAGCCGGTGGCGGTGTTCGACTGGGAGATGGCTGCGCTCGGCCCCCGGGAGCTGGATCTCGGGTGGATGATCTTCATGCACCGCTTCTTCGAGGACATCGCCGCGAAGATGGGCTTGCCGGGGATGCCGCACTTCTTGCGGCGCGATGACGTCGCCGCCACCTACGAGTCGTTGAGCGGCCACACCCCCCGTGATCTCGACTTCTACACCATGTATGCGGCCCTGCGGCACGGCATCATCATGAGCCGCATCCAACGCCGCGCCATCCACTTCGGGGAAGCCACGATGCCTGAGGACGTTGACGACCTCATCATGCACCGGGCCACGCTCGAGGCGATGCTGGCCGGTACTTACTGGAAGTGA
- a CDS encoding succinate dehydrogenase, translating into MAMDRDRRHFLLRRLHSLSGLLPIGFYMLFHVFLANAAVLAGPQRFDAVAESLESAPWFLLLLIEIFVLWIPIAFHGIYGAFIVVEAQPNFSDYPYARNVFYTMQRVTGVIALLFLVFHMYTTRFYNYFFGVPINYATMHDWVSNPLVFAVYLVGVLSCVFHLTNGISTFCITWGITVGVRAQRAVQAACTLAFVALGASSLMIVAAFR; encoded by the coding sequence ATGGCGATGGATCGGGATCGAAGACATTTCCTCTTGCGACGTTTACACAGCCTGTCGGGTTTGCTGCCGATCGGCTTCTATATGCTGTTCCATGTGTTCCTGGCCAACGCGGCGGTGTTGGCCGGGCCGCAGCGCTTCGATGCGGTGGCCGAGTCGCTGGAGTCAGCTCCGTGGTTCCTGTTGCTGCTGATCGAGATCTTCGTCTTGTGGATCCCGATCGCTTTCCACGGCATCTATGGTGCTTTCATTGTGGTGGAAGCTCAGCCCAACTTCAGCGACTACCCGTACGCGCGCAACGTGTTCTACACCATGCAGCGGGTGACCGGCGTGATCGCGCTGTTGTTCCTGGTGTTTCACATGTACACCACCCGCTTCTACAACTACTTCTTCGGCGTCCCGATCAATTACGCCACGATGCACGACTGGGTCAGCAACCCGCTGGTGTTCGCCGTGTATCTGGTGGGGGTGTTGTCCTGCGTCTTCCATTTGACCAACGGCATCTCGACCTTCTGCATCACCTGGGGCATCACCGTCGGCGTGCGGGCGCAGCGGGCGGTGCAGGCGGCGTGTACGCTGGCGTTCGTGGCCCTGGGCGCATCGAGCCTGATGATCGTGGCGGCATTCCGCTGA
- the sdhA gene encoding succinate dehydrogenase flavoprotein subunit, which yields MADERLIVVGGGLAGLMTTVKIAELGVPVDLFSVVPVKRSHSVCAQGGINAAVNWKGEGDTPWEHFDDSIYGGDFLANQPPVKAMCEAGPGIVFLLDRMGVTFNRTPEGFLDFRRFGGTKYNRTAFAGATTGQQLLYALDEQVRRHEVAGLVRKFETWEFLSAVLDESGRCRGIIAMNQRTMAVQAFPAAAVMLATGGPGIIFGKSTNSMVNTGAAVAVAYQQGATYANGEFIQVHPTAIPGNDKLRLISESVRGEGGRVWTYRDGKPWYFLEDMYPAYGNLVPRDIATRAIFKVVFEMGLGVDGEPQVFLDVTHIDARTLDRKLGGVLEIYEKFVGDDPRKVPMKIFPGMHYSMGGLWVDYDHMTKIPGLFAAGECDYQYHGANRLGANSLLSCLFSGQVAGPAMVRYAHAHSGDGAERTLDLEKKRQEEAFAKLAGMNGKENVYSIAKELGEWMTANVTVIRDNAKLRETDNKLLELKDRWGRIGLNDKGKWANQEISFVKQMWGMLELARVITLGALRRDESRGAHYKPAFPERDDVNFLKTTMARWSSDGPQFSYDPVDTSLIKPRARKYDVDKQAA from the coding sequence ATGGCGGATGAACGTCTCATCGTCGTCGGTGGCGGCTTGGCGGGGTTGATGACTACGGTCAAGATCGCGGAGCTGGGCGTGCCGGTCGACCTCTTTTCGGTGGTGCCGGTCAAACGCTCGCATTCGGTTTGCGCGCAGGGCGGCATCAACGCCGCGGTGAACTGGAAGGGCGAGGGCGACACGCCTTGGGAACACTTCGACGATTCGATTTACGGCGGCGACTTCCTCGCCAACCAACCGCCGGTCAAGGCCATGTGCGAGGCCGGGCCCGGCATCGTCTTCTTGCTCGATCGCATGGGCGTGACTTTCAATCGCACGCCGGAGGGCTTTCTCGATTTCCGGCGCTTCGGCGGCACCAAGTACAACCGCACCGCCTTTGCCGGCGCCACCACCGGGCAGCAGCTGCTCTATGCGCTCGATGAGCAGGTGCGCCGCCACGAGGTGGCGGGCTTGGTCCGCAAGTTCGAAACCTGGGAGTTCCTCTCCGCGGTGCTCGACGAGAGCGGGCGCTGCCGCGGGATCATCGCCATGAATCAGCGCACCATGGCGGTGCAGGCGTTCCCAGCTGCGGCCGTGATGCTGGCTACCGGCGGGCCCGGCATCATCTTCGGTAAGAGCACGAACTCGATGGTGAACACCGGCGCAGCGGTGGCTGTTGCCTACCAGCAGGGCGCTACCTATGCCAACGGCGAGTTCATCCAGGTCCACCCGACGGCGATCCCGGGCAATGACAAGCTGCGGTTGATCTCCGAGTCGGTGCGCGGCGAAGGCGGCCGGGTGTGGACCTACCGCGACGGCAAGCCGTGGTACTTCCTCGAAGACATGTACCCGGCCTACGGCAACCTGGTGCCGCGCGATATCGCTACCCGCGCTATCTTCAAGGTCGTGTTCGAAATGGGCCTCGGCGTCGACGGCGAGCCGCAGGTCTTCCTCGACGTCACCCATATCGACGCCCGCACCCTCGACCGCAAGCTTGGCGGCGTGCTGGAAATCTACGAGAAGTTCGTCGGCGATGACCCGCGCAAAGTGCCGATGAAGATCTTCCCCGGCATGCACTACTCGATGGGCGGACTGTGGGTCGACTACGACCACATGACCAAGATCCCGGGCCTGTTTGCCGCCGGCGAGTGCGACTATCAGTACCATGGCGCCAACCGCCTCGGCGCCAACTCGCTGCTCTCTTGCCTGTTCAGCGGCCAGGTCGCCGGCCCGGCGATGGTGCGCTACGCCCACGCTCACTCCGGCGACGGCGCCGAGCGCACGCTCGATCTGGAGAAGAAACGGCAAGAGGAAGCTTTTGCCAAGCTCGCCGGCATGAACGGCAAAGAAAACGTTTACAGCATCGCCAAGGAGCTCGGCGAGTGGATGACGGCCAACGTTACAGTCATTCGCGACAACGCCAAGCTGCGCGAGACCGACAACAAGCTGCTCGAGCTCAAAGACCGCTGGGGTCGCATCGGGCTCAACGACAAGGGCAAGTGGGCCAACCAGGAGATTTCCTTCGTCAAGCAGATGTGGGGCATGCTCGAGCTGGCGCGGGTGATCACCCTCGGCGCCCTGCGGCGCGACGAATCCCGCGGCGCGCACTACAAACCGGCGTTTCCCGAACGCGATGACGTTAACTTCTTGAAGACCACGATGGCGCGGTGGAGCTCCGATGGCCCGCAGTTCAGCTACGATCCGGTCGACACGTCGCTGATCAAGCCGCGCGCGCGCAAGTACGACGTCGACAAGCAAGCCGCGTGA